DNA sequence from the Synechococcus sp. MU1617 genome:
ATCTTCTAGAAAGGTTGTTGGAGTTGATATTGATATACGCCCTCACAATCGCAAAGCCCTCGATGAGCATCCCCTGCGCTTCAAGATGGAGCTTATTCAGGGATCCTCGATCGATTCTGCCATCATCCAGCAAGTTCGTAGCCACGCTGATGGTGTTGAACGGGTGCTGCTGTCCTTAGATTCCAACCATACCCACGAGCATGTTCTAGCTGAGCTGAATGCCTATGCCGATCTCGTTTCCGTGGGCAGCTACTGCATTGTATTTGACACTGTTATTGAAGACTTGCCGGCTTCATCATTCCCTGATCGCCCATGGGATGTAGGTAACAATCCCAAAACCGCTCTACATGAATGGCTTAAAAGTCATCCCGAGTTTGAGATTGATAAGGATATTGATAACAAGCTTTCGATTAGCGTAGCGCCGGATGGCTATTTAAAAAGGATTACTTAGAATCATAGACATCAATCAGCATTTATTAATGCCATTTGCTCAGTACCATTATGGAAATATGATATGATGTAAACATCAGAATATTTTCAATGGATATTATCTGCGTTTCGGCTAGACCTCACGATCAAGTCTTGCCTTCTATAAATAATTTTTTGTCCATTGCTGATAAAGTTATTATTGCAAGGCATCCATCGTCAAAATTATTGCCTATTAGTAATCCTAAGTTAGTCCAATTTTGCGGAGCACATACCTACTTAGAAAGGCTTGAACTTGCGCTTTCTCAATCAGAATCGGAATATGTACTCTTAGCGGCTGATGATGACTTTTATGTTCCATCATCCGTCGAAAGTATAATTGATAAATTAAGTTTTTATCCTAATTTTTCTTCCGTTTCTGCCATTACTCTCCATCTTGAAAAAGTAACTGAAGAATCTATTTCCCTTAATCCATATTTAATTTCTTCGGAAATTATAACCAAAAAGAATCTTGTTCCGGCAAGATCTGTTGACGAGTATCTATACAAGTATTTTAGCCCTTTATCAGTAGATTATTATACGATTTATAATGCCAAAAAATTAAAGATTGTTCTAAATATGTTCACTAAGGAACTCACTCAGTCTACACTCGAATCTCTTGGGTATTCTATGAAGCTTTTTCAGCATCTATTTTCTTTAAGTCTTCTTTTAGTAGGTGATATTGTTCCATTTTCGCTTCCCTTATATGTTCGTGGAAAAGAAACCGCACTTAGAAAGCAATCAAGTTATTCAGACTCTATTGTGGACCCCAATCAGCTTAAAGCACTTGCTCAAGAAGCTTCTAATTTTTTGTCTGATACTGTTGCATACGAGGAGTTTGTAGAAGTTCTCTACTCATTGAGTAAAGAGCATTTTGAGTATAGGCATCTAGACAAAAGATTACTTCACAAAATTGTTCAGAAAGTCATTCAGATGTCTACTTTGCAAGCCCGCATTGACGCACTTTCATTCTTTATACCAAGATACAGCATAACCATAACAAGAGATTCTCACGAGATAAATCTAAAAAAACATAAAGACCGTCTTGCAATCTCTGTTCCATATGATCGTCTAGATAATGTTATCTTCCCTAACTATATTAGCGAAATGTTTGAACCTTTTCTCCTGTCAAATACATATTCTACCTCCCTAAAGTCCTTCTCTTCCTCTGTTTGGAGTTCAATTCAAAAGGCTTAAATCATAGCTCAATTTCAGACCTTTTGAGTCTTAATATCTAACATAGTGCATCAATATAAGCATTTATATTCCCATTTTGAATTTAGGCTGTCTTTCGCAACTGCAGTTAGTTCATGAATTTCAGTAGTTTATATATCACAACGCTCCTTAAAAACCTTGGTCCATATCGATGCCAGACTAATACATTTGCTTGAATTAATTAATCTTTTATTTGGCTATAAATCCTCTAGAGAATGTATGAATTACTATTTCTGAGATTAAGTATATCCTATGCCTTCTTCGATACGTATGCATACTATTTTTTGAGACTGTTTCCCTTCGGGTTTCTTTAGGCCAATCTGAATCATATCAATTAAATTCTCGCAATATTATGCTAGGATTGGCGAAAAGATTTTTCTCGACTGTCTTTTTATATTTATTATGGGTCTAGCAGTTTTACCGTTGCATGTCTGGGATCGTGAAATTGATTCTAGAATATTTCTTGCTGCAATTTTGCTTTCAGAAGGTCACCAAGTAGTTTTTGGTCATGAATATAATATTTCACCACTTTACCAACGTTTCCCTCAGCTATTTCATGTCGGTGCCGGTAGACCTATTTATAATGAACCAAGAACTAATTTATGGTATGAGCCAATTACCGAAAATGGTGGATTTAATGGTTTGATCTTTGAGGAGGGTATCAATGACATTATGCTGAATTCCAGCATTTCATTTCCTGGAATTAATTCGCGATCAGTAAATTCTACTTCTAAGATTTTTGCATGGTGCCAAAGAGAAGTTGACCAAATGTGTGACGCGGCACCTGATGACCTCCATCCTTTGTTACGCGCCAAGTCCTCATCATGTTCTAATAGCAGGATCGATTTACTTGGTCCTATTGGATCAGATTATTTTGAGCAGTACACAAACTCAATCCAACAGATTTTTGGGGACTTTATTCTCATTTCCGATAACTTTGGGCTTGAAATATTTGGTGTTGGCGCTCCTCTAGACACTCGACCAGAGTTTAAATGGGTTTCGGAAACTAATAAAAAAGAGGAATTAATTGAGTTTAACCAAAATTATCATCAAAAAAGTCTTCGTTCACGTGATCAATTTTCCAAAATAATAAATACACTGGTTATAAGTTTCCCAAGCATTAATTTTATATTTCGACCTCATCCTGTTGCCGATCCATTTTACTGGCACAAAAATTTGGTCAAGTCTCGAAATATCAATATCATCTGCAGAGATAGCCCGGTCCCTTGGATAAAAGCATCTAAAGCTGTTATTCACGCTGGCTGTACTCTTGGTTTAGAGTCGGAACTCACTAACATACCGGCCATTGATATTTCTCGAGTTTATGGAGATATTCGTAAACAATCTGTGAGTAATATTGTTAGCAGATATAAACCGGACTCAATGGATCAACTCCTAAAATGCGTGCAGAAATCATGGCTTTCTCAAGGCTTCTCTAATAAACCGTGCCACACTGAAAATCTTCATCTTGACAATGTTCTTCAAAATAATATGCAACATATAAATGATGATGTGTTTGAGCTTTTCAATTCTTTTAAGCTAGGGTTCCCCAAATTATCTAATCTCTCTTATACCCTTAGTGTTATCAGAGATTTTTACTCAAGTATAGATCTTAAATTTTCTCAGTCTTATTCCGCCCAGCTTATTGCTTCTTTTGTTGGAGATAAACCGCCACTTGCAGGTAAATCGCGCCATTACTCTGTCACTGAGATTACGAGGCGGCTTATATCTGCTAATAAAGCTCTACAACTAAATACAAAAACTAAGGTTCAAAAGATTTCTAAAAATAACGTGTTTTTATTTACTCCAAATTAGCCAGCTTACTCTTCGAATCTACACGATTTGCACTAGTGTCTTCTTACCAATTCCTCAAGGCTTCCTGAATACCCCTACATATTCAGAAATTCCTTCTTTGCTTACAATACATTTCTGGCTATTGTTAATAATCGATAAGGGCTCTAGTCTGTGAAAAAATGATTTATAAGTATCTAAGTCAATCAGAGTAATCTGATTTATATTGCTAAAACAACTGCTTTTGTATTCACTTTCAAAGCTCCATGTGTCTTTTTCGATTTCTTTTGCATATTTAAGTTCTGAAAATCCAGGATGTTCTTTGTTGAACATAAATGAAATAAATTTCCCACCAGGGTTAAGCATAGTAATTGCCTTGTCTATGACAATTTGAATATCCTTACAGGTTAGATTCGATAAAGACTGACGATCAAGTATTAGATCATATTTATTTGGATAGTTGTCTATGTTGAGTAAATTATCTTCAATCAATTGTGCTGTCAAGTTTGCTTCGTCTAGCATGTTTTTCGCTATCTTTAAGGCAGTAGGTGAGCTATCAACTCCCCAGACATCAAATCCTTCCATGGCTAGAAATTTGACATGGTTTCCAACTCCACAACCGAGGTCTAACGCTTTATACCTATAAGTTGGGTCCTCTTTAGGGAAATTTTTAAGTACATTTGAAACAACTAAATCGTATGGATATTTATTAATCTGATAGCCCTTTTGATATAGCTCCTCATACCTTTTGGTGTAGCTGACTTGTTTCATTTATTATTTAATGCTAATGAAAAGTATCTTTCAATTGTACCACCAAAGCTTGTTTTAAACCAGCCACGTTTAGGGCTGTTGATTCCTTCTAAATCGACTACCTCAACGTTTCGCCGAGTTAGTTCTTCAAAAGCTTCCCAAAGTACTGCCGTTCCTGTATGAGAGCCTCTTTGCTCTGGATCACTTGCCCCATACAAATAACATGCTTGATCATGTTGAACTAAGAATATAGCTATGCTTCCTAAATTACCGTCCTCGCTGTATGAATTAAAGATTAGGAGCAGTCCAGCTCTATTCAGTGATTCCAGAAATTCTTTCAGCTCAATTAATTTTTCTTCTCCGACTGAGATGTTTTGCCTCTCAAAGGTTTTTCTATATAAATCCACAAATGAACTAATCTCAGTTGTCATTTCTGTTGTTACTCCTTTTCTTTGAGAATATCTGATTTCTTGTTTCCTGGCCGATGAGCAGTTTCTGAATAATTTGTTTTCTTTTAAGTCTCGAAATGATTCTGGCTCGTCATCCAAGTGAATGTAAGATGTAAATCGCATTTCAACTTCGAACTTTCTGCAATTAGTATTATAGTTGTGCCATAAAAATGATCTTATGTCTTTAATTGATGGGTGTGTAGAAAATATCACCTCATCAAACCTAAAATCTAGGTACTTGGCAAGCTCTTCTTGTACGCTTAAATTCATAGATAAGATCTGTGATTTATTTTGATTATTACATGAAAAGTGTGTGATACCGTTATATATAAAAAAATCATGGCTTATTATCCTATTTTTATCCCTATTCATTGGCGCCACGAATGAGGCTAACTTTTCATTTCCCTTGCATATATAAAATGAATAAATTGGCACATCTAGAGAATTGATCAATGTTGATGATAGAAATATGTTTTTACTTGTTGACCTTGTTGAGTGAATCTTATCCCAATCCTCACCTACTATGCACTCTTCAATTGTGTACTTATTTGGCATTCGCTATCTCTCCCATAAACCAATTTTCATTATTTTGAATCCCGTAGCTTTTGTTTTTGCCAGCATCTAGTGCTTTATTAGTTAGTAATTTAGGTCTAAACCCTTTTGCGCGCAAATTTATATATTTTACTAGTTTTGTTTTAGCGCTCCTAGATATGATTGCATACTCCTTCATCTGATCAATGCAAGTTGATTCTAATACTTCAATGCTAGGCATCCTCTCTTTTCTAAGGACGATTTCAACTACAAATCCATTATGATTACCGCCAATGTTTCTACACAAAGTAATTCTAGAAAAGACATCTCTTGATGTATAGGATGTTACGAAATGATTTCTTATTAATGGCTGTTGATCACTTTCAAAGAATAGTAAAGTTGTATGTGTCTGATTCGCTGCGGTTCTTTTTATTAGCCCTATGGTATCTATATAAGTATCCCCCTCTCGTAACTTTATTTCATGATACCTCCTTTCGCTACTTGCATTTAGACTATTAAGGACTAGTTTTTCTGGGTTAGCTTCAACTACTTGTGTATTCATGACTAGATTTATGCTTAATTCTTTCAGATTTTCTGCAATTGCGTGCCACCATTCTTTGTATTGTAATTGATATGGGACAAAATTTTGTTTTAATAGCCCTGTGGAGGTCGACCTATGATATGCAATTTTACGATCAAAATATGCAATTTTCTTTAGCAAAATAGTCTGCCTTGGTGTTAGACACTTGACTCTATCTGTACATGCAAGTGGATCAATCGAATCTATTTCTTGTTCTTCAAGGTCTAATCCGTAATATTTATTGCTTAGATTGTTAAACTGTTCGGCAACCATTGCCCCAAAACGAACTTTGATCATTTCTAATAGATTATCAGGATGTTTCTCGCTTCTTTTGAGGAATATATTCTTCAACAAATTCTTTAAGAGATGCATATAAAAACTTAACTTGAAGCTTGTGCTCGAGCTATTAATATTTAGAAATCCTGTGTCTGTGTCAATACATCCAAAACTTGTACTCGCTGCACTTAATACATCAAAGTACTTCCATTTATAATGTTCTGAAAATAGAACCTCGTCGAGTTCTGTGTTTCCCGACTTCCTCAAGAAATGAGCACCAATTGGATATTGGTTTCCATTGATTTGTATACCATTTAGCAACCCTCCGAGTTGCTCAGAACTTTCAATTATTGTGGCGTCAAAATCATGTTTCTTATTTATTGCTATCGATATTCCTGCTAGACCCCCTCCTAAAATGTATAGCTTAGGTTTTTCTTGCATCACTTTATGTATCTGATATAAAATTTCTTCTATTCTAACATGTGCTTCCAAAATTTCCCAATACCTTGGCGCAGTTCCATTAATGCACTACCCTAAGTATCCCCTTTTCTTTCAGAGCATCTACTATCTCTTTGGTTGAAAAGTAGTCTAATTTGCACAATTTTGATATGCTTATCATATCATTGCTCCCATCGCAGTAACTTATAACGTTAAGCATGTTCTGTACTTTTTTATAATTGTCTCTGTTGGATATGGACGGATAAAGCCCTCTCCTCCCTAATTGTGGCTCACACTTAATTTTACACTCTGGGATTTCGTTTGACTCAATTACTTGTATTGTTCTTCTTATGGCTTCTATACCGCCTTCCAAGCCTATATTTGTGACCAGATTAAAATCATCTAATGACGAATGATATTCCGGGAACTCACAATATTTAGTTCGCATAATTGAACATACTGGTAGATTAACACCTGGAGCACAGTATTGTCTTTCATCACTTCCTCGATCATTCCATGTAAACTGCTTGAAAGATTTATCAATTGAGAATAAAGCTATTTTCGCGGCTTCATCAGCCAGTGTTTTTCCGTATTTTGATGGCACATACGAATAATTTCGTGTATCTCCAATACATGTCAATACAAAACCTGCTATCAATTTAGCCCTTAGATAATCTAGATTTTTTGATATATATGCAATTGATCCAATTGTCTCGGGAAGAAATAATATCCTGTATGTATATTTTCTATTGGCTAATTGCTGTAGCCATTTCGATACAAATGCCGATACTACCGGACCCGATATTTCATTATTTGCCATCGATGGATGGCATATATATGTTGATAATAGTACTTCTTTGCTGGACTTTCCAGGTATCAATATTTCTCCGTAATTCATCTCCCCTGCTTCATCAAAGTCGCTGTCAATGTTTACCTCGTAATATTCATCTTTCATCTCTTGTTTTTGATTTTCGCTCATGCAGAATCCCCAGTTCTTATCGTAGTACGAAGTGATGTATGGAATCGCGTTTGGTTGTTTAGGTATCGTATAAATTTTCTTCATCAAATCTTCTCGCTTCATTACTCCTTGTACTCTGTCTGAATAGCTGATTACATGTAAGTTGTTATCGTGCAAGTCAATAACTTTATTTCCTTGTAAATCTTTTATCCATCCGCTTTTGATAGACCACTCCGGCGGGATTTCCCAGTCGAAACATTTTTCCCCACTCTTATAGGATTTTATTTCCAAAATATCTATAAATTCTTTGATTACTTTTAGGCTCTCTCTTACTCCCTCACCCGTTATGCTTCTATGGATTGGATAAAGCTCTTTTGCTAAATCAATCGGTTTCATTTGGTCCATTATCAAGATTTTCAATCATATCAGAGTGTAATGTTTGTAACTCAATGCTTTTTTCTATATTACCTTTGTTCTTGTAGAGTAAAGTCATAGAAACTCTTTCATTTT
Encoded proteins:
- a CDS encoding NAD(P)/FAD-dependent oxidoreductase, with translation MEAHVRIEEILYQIHKVMQEKPKLYILGGGLAGISIAINKKHDFDATIIESSEQLGGLLNGIQINGNQYPIGAHFLRKSGNTELDEVLFSEHYKWKYFDVLSAASTSFGCIDTDTGFLNINSSSTSFKLSFYMHLLKNLLKNIFLKRSEKHPDNLLEMIKVRFGAMVAEQFNNLSNKYYGLDLEEQEIDSIDPLACTDRVKCLTPRQTILLKKIAYFDRKIAYHRSTSTGLLKQNFVPYQLQYKEWWHAIAENLKELSINLVMNTQVVEANPEKLVLNSLNASSERRYHEIKLREGDTYIDTIGLIKRTAANQTHTTLLFFESDQQPLIRNHFVTSYTSRDVFSRITLCRNIGGNHNGFVVEIVLRKERMPSIEVLESTCIDQMKEYAIISRSAKTKLVKYINLRAKGFRPKLLTNKALDAGKNKSYGIQNNENWFMGEIANAK
- a CDS encoding GNAT family N-acetyltransferase gives rise to the protein MPNKYTIEECIVGEDWDKIHSTRSTSKNIFLSSTLINSLDVPIYSFYICKGNEKLASFVAPMNRDKNRIISHDFFIYNGITHFSCNNQNKSQILSMNLSVQEELAKYLDFRFDEVIFSTHPSIKDIRSFLWHNYNTNCRKFEVEMRFTSYIHLDDEPESFRDLKENKLFRNCSSARKQEIRYSQRKGVTTEMTTEISSFVDLYRKTFERQNISVGEEKLIELKEFLESLNRAGLLLIFNSYSEDGNLGSIAIFLVQHDQACYLYGASDPEQRGSHTGTAVLWEAFEELTRRNVEVVDLEGINSPKRGWFKTSFGGTIERYFSLALNNK
- a CDS encoding bifunctional 2-polyprenyl-6-hydroxyphenol methylase/3-demethylubiquinol 3-O-methyltransferase UbiG; its protein translation is MKQVSYTKRYEELYQKGYQINKYPYDLVVSNVLKNFPKEDPTYRYKALDLGCGVGNHVKFLAMEGFDVWGVDSSPTALKIAKNMLDEANLTAQLIEDNLLNIDNYPNKYDLILDRQSLSNLTCKDIQIVIDKAITMLNPGGKFISFMFNKEHPGFSELKYAKEIEKDTWSFESEYKSSCFSNINQITLIDLDTYKSFFHRLEPLSIINNSQKCIVSKEGISEYVGVFRKP
- a CDS encoding DUF4910 domain-containing protein, which codes for MKPIDLAKELYPIHRSITGEGVRESLKVIKEFIDILEIKSYKSGEKCFDWEIPPEWSIKSGWIKDLQGNKVIDLHDNNLHVISYSDRVQGVMKREDLMKKIYTIPKQPNAIPYITSYYDKNWGFCMSENQKQEMKDEYYEVNIDSDFDEAGEMNYGEILIPGKSSKEVLLSTYICHPSMANNEISGPVVSAFVSKWLQQLANRKYTYRILFLPETIGSIAYISKNLDYLRAKLIAGFVLTCIGDTRNYSYVPSKYGKTLADEAAKIALFSIDKSFKQFTWNDRGSDERQYCAPGVNLPVCSIMRTKYCEFPEYHSSLDDFNLVTNIGLEGGIEAIRRTIQVIESNEIPECKIKCEPQLGRRGLYPSISNRDNYKKVQNMLNVISYCDGSNDMISISKLCKLDYFSTKEIVDALKEKGILRVVH
- a CDS encoding cephalosporin hydroxylase family protein; its protein translation is MYDFKSDCRKNIKQQAGDPSFISASKNWLNLANRHMYSYNFECLGRPLIQYPQDIVQYQETVFNSNPTLIIETGIAHGGSLVLSASMLCLLDVMEGLNPRESSRKVVGVDIDIRPHNRKALDEHPLRFKMELIQGSSIDSAIIQQVRSHADGVERVLLSLDSNHTHEHVLAELNAYADLVSVGSYCIVFDTVIEDLPASSFPDRPWDVGNNPKTALHEWLKSHPEFEIDKDIDNKLSISVAPDGYLKRIT